A genomic window from Thunnus thynnus chromosome 12, fThuThy2.1, whole genome shotgun sequence includes:
- the rgs18 gene encoding regulator of G-protein signaling 18 has product METLLFLFPQFNYMAPKEEAYFKMLGPEDLQAPKMKDDNSRQKDKERKSRLSLFLTKSGSHENVSPHKKTNTTPSNISPEAALQWSDSFEELLKHSDGVETFSQFLKTEFSEENIEFWLACEEYKAIDSETKLLSKAKYIYTVFIESDAPKEVNIDYNTKMAIQKNIAQPTKSCFEAAQMKVYSLMKKDSYPRFLHSDIYLRLSRRKGPGATMFRRRSRSCVFNERGEATTESPAW; this is encoded by the exons ATGGAAACGcttctttttctatttcctcAATTCAACTACATGGCCCCAAAGGAGGAAGCATATTTCAAAATGCTTGGTCCAGAAGACTTGCAGGCACCAAAGATGAAGGACGATAATAGCAG acagaaagacaaggagaggaagagCCGACTAAGCCTTTTTCTCACCAAGTCTGGTTCTCATGAAAACGTCAGTCcccataaaaagacaaatacaacaCCCAGCAA CATCTCACCAGAGGCAGCTTTGCAGTGGAGCGACTCCTTTGAAGAACTGCTAAAGCACTCAG ATGGTGTGGAAACCTTCTCTCAGTTCCTCAAGACAGAGTTCAGTGAGGAAAACATCGAGTTCTGGTTGGCCTGTGAAGAATACAAGGCCATTGATTCTGAGACGAAGCTGCTGTCCAAAgccaaatatatttatacagttttTATTGAATCGGATGCCCCTAAAGAG GTCAACATCGACTACAACACCAAGATGGCCATCCAGAAGAACATAGCCCAGCCCACAAAGAGCTGTTTTGAAGCCGCCCAGATGAAAGTCTACAGCCTGATGAAAAAGGACTCCTACCCCAGGTTCCTGCACTCTGACATTTATCTGCGTCTCTCCAGGAGGAAAGGCCCGGGAGCCACCATGTTTCGCAGAAGGTCACGCTCCTGTGTATTCAACGAGAGAGGCGAGGCCACAACTGAATCCCCGGCCTGGTAG